A stretch of Oscillospiraceae bacterium DNA encodes these proteins:
- the grpE gene encoding nucleotide exchange factor GrpE, which yields MAANKEINMTEETEKETDTTETVETEEATEETAEIDSPEVAKLKEDYAGMYDKYVRLVAEFDNYKKRTVKEKADIYSAAKTDVIEKLLPVIDNLERAELYNEPEKVLEGLKMIIKQFNEYLEKLDIKEIPALDCEFNPELHNAVMHEDNEDAPQNTVIEVFQKGYTIGDKVLRHAMVKVVN from the coding sequence ATGGCGGCGAATAAAGAAATCAATATGACAGAAGAGACCGAAAAGGAAACCGACACCACCGAGACTGTCGAAACAGAAGAAGCAACCGAGGAAACTGCCGAAATTGATTCTCCCGAGGTGGCAAAGCTGAAAGAGGATTACGCGGGAATGTACGATAAGTACGTGCGTCTTGTGGCGGAGTTTGATAACTATAAAAAGCGCACTGTCAAGGAAAAGGCAGACATATATTCCGCGGCAAAAACCGATGTTATAGAAAAATTGCTTCCGGTTATAGACAATCTGGAGCGTGCCGAGCTTTATAATGAGCCCGAAAAGGTTCTTGAAGGTCTTAAAATGATTATAAAGCAGTTCAACGAATATCTTGAAAAGCTGGATATTAAGGAAATACCTGCGCTGGACTGCGAATTCAACCCCGAGCTTCACAACGCGGTAATGCATGAGGACAACGAGGATGCACCGCAGAACACCGTTATTGAGGTGTTCCAGAAGGGCTACACAATCGGCGATAAGGTGCTTCGCCATGCAATGGTAAAGGTAGTCAACTAA
- the hrcA gene encoding heat-inducible transcription repressor HrcA → MDINERKKMILKSIIDTYISSGEPVGSKYITEHLGIPVSSATVRNDMSELEHMGYLEQPHTSAGRIPSSSGYRMYVDSLMNRYRLTMEEIQVIDELLGSKLSEMNNIIEDATRFFSDTTNYAAVSITSKPKRGTVKRFEGILIDSYNILIVMITSTNLTKSRQIKTDVEIDTATLALIVRVLNESLADVRLENINIPLIMHIENQLGAYRQVFSPIVRAVYEVISEIDRFDVRLDGVSNLLRYPEFADVIKARSILSALEEKRQLISMLAQAKDGINVYIGDDSLPGSMNDASIVFHTFDIDGGMVGAVGLIGPRRMDYSKVMAQLEYFTKNLTGAHNEPDEDMKFQKKGNNNGGE, encoded by the coding sequence ATGGATATAAACGAACGCAAAAAAATGATTTTAAAATCCATTATTGACACATATATTTCCTCGGGCGAGCCTGTTGGCTCAAAGTATATTACCGAACATCTTGGAATTCCGGTTTCTTCCGCCACTGTCAGAAATGACATGAGTGAGCTGGAGCATATGGGCTATCTCGAACAGCCGCATACTTCGGCGGGCAGAATTCCATCCAGCTCCGGTTACAGAATGTACGTTGACAGCCTTATGAACCGGTATCGCCTCACCATGGAAGAAATTCAGGTTATTGATGAACTTCTGGGCTCCAAGCTTTCGGAAATGAATAATATAATTGAGGACGCAACAAGGTTTTTCAGTGATACCACCAACTATGCAGCGGTTTCAATCACTTCAAAGCCCAAAAGGGGAACGGTAAAGCGTTTTGAGGGAATACTCATCGACAGCTACAATATACTGATTGTCATGATAACCTCCACCAATCTCACAAAAAGCCGTCAGATAAAGACAGATGTGGAGATTGACACCGCAACACTGGCACTCATTGTAAGAGTGCTTAACGAAAGTCTTGCGGACGTGAGACTGGAAAACATCAACATTCCGCTGATAATGCATATAGAAAATCAGCTTGGTGCTTACCGTCAGGTGTTTTCACCCATTGTACGCGCAGTATACGAGGTTATAAGCGAAATCGACCGCTTTGATGTGCGTTTGGATGGTGTGTCAAACCTTTTGAGGTATCCGGAATTTGCGGATGTGATAAAAGCACGAAGCATACTGTCTGCACTGGAGGAAAAACGTCAGCTTATAAGCATGCTTGCCCAGGCTAAGGACGGCATCAACGTTTACATCGGTGATGACAGCCTGCCGGGTTCTATGAATGACGCCAGCATCGTATTCCACACCTTTGACATTGACGGCGGTATGGTAGGTGCTGTGGGACTTATAGGTCCCAGGCGCATGGATTATTCCAAGGTTATGGCACAGCTTGAATATTTTACAAAAAATCTTACAGGCGCTCACAATGAGCCCGATGAAGATATGAAATTCCAAAAGAAAGGAAATAATAATGGCGGCGAATAA